The proteins below come from a single Synechococcus sp. WH 8101 genomic window:
- a CDS encoding allophycocyanin subunit beta, which yields MRDAITGLIGRYDQLGRYLDRSAMDRIDDYLSEASIRLKAVELINREAAEVVREASQRLFAGDPELLLPGGNAYTTRRLAACLRDMDYFLRYASYALAAGDSTILNERVLNGLDDTYKSLGVPTGPTVRSITLLAEVLCERLVAEGLDLDRCAVIRQPFDHMASGLAATDVRQR from the coding sequence ATGCGTGATGCCATCACCGGGTTGATCGGCCGCTACGACCAGCTTGGTCGTTACCTCGATCGCTCCGCCATGGACAGGATCGATGACTACCTCTCGGAAGCTTCCATTCGGCTTAAGGCCGTGGAACTGATCAACCGCGAGGCCGCTGAGGTGGTGCGCGAAGCGAGCCAGCGGCTGTTTGCCGGCGACCCGGAACTGCTGCTTCCGGGTGGTAATGCTTACACCACCCGACGCCTGGCCGCCTGTCTGCGCGATATGGATTATTTCCTTCGCTATGCCAGCTACGCCCTGGCGGCCGGTGACAGCACCATCCTCAACGAACGGGTGTTGAACGGACTGGATGACACCTACAAGAGCCTGGGAGTGCCGACGGGCCCGACCGTGCGCAGCATCACTTTGCTGGCCGAGGTTCTTTGTGAGCGGCTTGTGGCGGAGGGTCTGGATCTCGATCGCTGTGCGGTGATCCGTCAGCCCTTTGATCACATGGCCTCCGGCCTGGCGGCCACCGACGTGCGGCAGCGCTGA
- the glnA gene encoding type I glutamate--ammonia ligase, whose protein sequence is MAKTAQDVLRQIKDDGIELIDLKFTDLHGKWQHLTVCADMVDEEAFSEGLAFDGSSIRGWKAINASDMAMVPDPNTAWIDPFYRHKTLSLICSIQDPRTGEPYDRCPRALAQKALSYLAGTGLADTAFFGPEPEFFLFDDVRYNSSEGGCFYSVDTIEAPWNSGRLEEGGNLAYKIQLKEGYFPVAPNDTAQDIRSEMLLMMGQLGIPIEKHHHEVAGAGQHELGMKFAELIQAADNVMTYKYVVRNVAKKYGKTATFMPKPVFNDNGSGMHVHQSLWKGGQPLFFGEGTYANLSQTARWYIGGILKHAPSFLAFTNPTTNSYKRLVPGFEAPVNLVYSEGNRSAAVRIPLTGPSPKAKRLEFRSGDALANPYLAFSAMMMAGLDGIKNQIDPGDGVDVDLFELPADELAQIATVPASLNGALEALNADKHYLMEGGVFSEDFINNWIDIKYEEVQQLRQRPHPHEFVMYYDA, encoded by the coding sequence ATGGCCAAGACCGCACAGGACGTTCTCCGGCAGATCAAAGACGACGGCATTGAGCTGATCGACCTGAAGTTCACCGATCTGCATGGCAAGTGGCAGCACCTGACGGTCTGCGCCGACATGGTGGATGAAGAAGCGTTCAGTGAAGGCCTGGCATTCGACGGGTCATCGATCCGGGGCTGGAAGGCGATCAACGCCTCCGACATGGCGATGGTTCCCGATCCCAACACTGCCTGGATCGATCCGTTCTACCGGCACAAAACCCTGAGCCTGATCTGCTCGATCCAGGATCCGCGCACGGGCGAGCCCTACGACCGCTGCCCCCGGGCCCTGGCGCAGAAAGCGCTCTCCTACCTGGCGGGCACCGGCCTGGCCGATACGGCCTTCTTCGGTCCAGAACCGGAATTCTTCCTCTTCGATGACGTCCGCTACAACTCCAGCGAAGGCGGCTGCTTCTACAGCGTTGACACGATTGAAGCCCCCTGGAACTCCGGCCGACTGGAAGAGGGCGGCAACCTGGCTTACAAGATTCAGTTGAAGGAGGGGTATTTCCCGGTCGCCCCCAACGACACCGCCCAGGACATCCGCTCCGAGATGCTCCTGATGATGGGACAACTGGGGATTCCCATCGAGAAGCACCACCATGAAGTGGCCGGCGCCGGCCAGCACGAACTGGGGATGAAGTTCGCGGAGCTGATCCAGGCCGCCGACAACGTAATGACCTACAAATATGTGGTACGGAACGTTGCCAAGAAATACGGCAAAACCGCCACATTCATGCCGAAGCCCGTGTTCAACGACAACGGCAGCGGCATGCACGTGCACCAGAGTCTCTGGAAAGGCGGCCAACCCCTGTTTTTCGGAGAGGGCACCTACGCCAACCTGTCCCAGACCGCCCGTTGGTACATCGGCGGCATTCTCAAGCACGCCCCCTCTTTCCTGGCCTTCACCAACCCCACCACCAACAGCTACAAGCGACTGGTGCCTGGCTTTGAAGCGCCAGTGAACCTGGTGTATTCGGAAGGCAACCGCTCCGCCGCAGTGCGGATTCCGCTGACAGGCCCAAGCCCTAAGGCGAAGCGCCTGGAATTCCGCTCCGGCGATGCTCTGGCCAATCCCTACCTGGCCTTCAGCGCCATGATGATGGCCGGCCTCGATGGCATCAAAAACCAGATTGATCCCGGCGATGGCGTGGATGTGGATCTGTTCGAGCTGCCCGCCGATGAGTTGGCGCAAATCGCCACTGTGCCGGCATCCCTGAATGGAGCTCTGGAGGCCCTGAACGCCGACAAGCACTATCTGATGGAGGGGGGCGTCTTCAGCGAAGACTTCATCAACAACTGGATCGACATCAAATACGAGGAGGTGCAGCAGCTGCGTCAGCGGCCCCACCCCCACGAATTCGTGATGTACTACGACGCCTGA
- a CDS encoding class I SAM-dependent methyltransferase, producing the protein MATPNLTEIAYRTLQQSRSLAGLAHKELSTKLMEWVAPDATPQTEAVPQEMFLELRRSLATLEDQDWQDAEAGLYPTRQLFDLPWVDWATRYPRLWLDLPSTWMRRKERNVRDLPDEARDELYPSYYLQNFHHQTDGYLSDHSAELYDLQVDILFNGAADAMRRRVIAPLLRGIRRFNNRPAATLKVLDVATGTGRTLHQIRAALPDATMIGLDLSEAYLRQANRWLNQGRQGLVQLLQGNGESLPFADGSMQAVTCVFLLHELPGDVRQAVLAECYRVLEPGGVLVLADSIQLADSPQFSVAMENFRRAFHEPYYPDYIRDDIDARLSAAGFQGITAESHFMTRVWAAQKTP; encoded by the coding sequence ATGGCGACGCCCAATCTCACTGAAATCGCCTACCGCACCCTGCAGCAGAGCCGCAGCCTGGCGGGCCTCGCGCACAAGGAATTGAGCACCAAACTCATGGAGTGGGTCGCGCCTGATGCCACCCCCCAAACCGAAGCGGTGCCCCAGGAGATGTTTCTGGAGCTGCGCCGTTCTCTCGCCACCCTTGAGGATCAAGACTGGCAAGACGCCGAAGCCGGGCTCTACCCCACCCGTCAGCTCTTCGATCTCCCCTGGGTCGACTGGGCCACCCGCTATCCCCGGCTCTGGCTCGACCTGCCCTCCACCTGGATGCGGCGCAAAGAGCGGAATGTGCGCGACCTGCCCGATGAGGCGCGGGATGAGCTCTACCCCTCCTATTACCTGCAGAACTTTCACCATCAGACTGATGGCTACCTGAGCGACCACTCCGCCGAGCTCTACGACCTCCAGGTCGACATCCTCTTCAACGGCGCTGCTGACGCCATGCGCAGGCGCGTGATCGCCCCTCTGCTGCGCGGTATCCGCCGTTTTAACAACCGCCCGGCCGCCACCCTGAAGGTGCTCGATGTGGCCACGGGAACGGGGCGAACCCTGCATCAGATCCGGGCTGCGCTGCCCGACGCCACCATGATCGGCCTTGATCTGTCCGAGGCCTATCTGCGGCAGGCGAATCGGTGGCTGAACCAGGGCCGGCAGGGTCTGGTTCAGCTGTTGCAGGGCAATGGCGAATCCCTCCCCTTCGCCGACGGCAGCATGCAGGCGGTCACCTGTGTGTTTCTGCTGCATGAGTTACCCGGCGACGTGCGTCAGGCCGTGCTTGCAGAGTGTTACCGCGTGCTCGAACCCGGCGGTGTTCTGGTGCTGGCCGATTCGATTCAGCTGGCCGATTCCCCCCAGTTCAGCGTGGCGATGGAGAACTTCCGCCGCGCCTTCCACGAGCCCTACTACCCGGATTACATCCGTGATGACATCGACGCCAGGCTCAGCGCAGCAGGCTTCCAGGGGATCACGGCCGAGTCCCATTTCATGACGCGGGTCTGGGCCGCCCAGAAAACCCCATAA
- a CDS encoding copper-binding protein, which translates to MTNPFRLRWLQGWTFQLVLMEGKVQVEAHGFGICLRTALFPGESPRAAADRLVLAEDRRRRALHQAWIRGQDLTQASPQVVPALDGPRPEAPESLVVVHPEPLAA; encoded by the coding sequence ATGACCAACCCCTTTCGTCTTCGCTGGCTTCAGGGCTGGACCTTCCAGCTGGTGCTGATGGAGGGAAAGGTTCAGGTTGAAGCCCATGGCTTCGGCATCTGCCTGCGCACAGCCCTCTTCCCCGGTGAAAGCCCCCGCGCTGCCGCTGATCGCCTGGTGCTGGCAGAAGATCGCCGGCGCCGCGCCCTTCATCAGGCCTGGATTCGCGGGCAGGATCTGACTCAGGCCAGCCCCCAGGTGGTACCCGCCCTCGACGGCCCCCGCCCCGAAGCACCGGAGTCGCTGGTGGTGGTCCACCCCGAGCCCCTGGCGGCCTGA
- a CDS encoding DUF6439 family protein: MAPSSASWPDTAPELARTLHRQLSLNDRNWHQLKTDPDRRAAELLAGALAQLLQGGQREDVDALVCQGLRWLRRELKDPGCPHR; encoded by the coding sequence ATGGCCCCCTCCAGCGCCTCCTGGCCCGACACCGCACCAGAACTGGCCCGGACACTGCATAGGCAGCTGAGCCTGAACGATCGCAACTGGCATCAGCTGAAAACCGATCCGGATCGCCGCGCCGCTGAACTCCTCGCTGGCGCCCTGGCTCAATTGCTTCAGGGTGGACAGCGCGAAGATGTGGACGCGCTCGTGTGCCAAGGTCTGCGTTGGCTCAGACGGGAACTGAAGGATCCAGGCTGCCCGCACCGCTGA
- a CDS encoding ATP-binding protein — protein MSSGQRSVSVDPLQSLLQSFGVAPMFRWADFILPSTLQLSPLLELLLEPVRCRDTCCRLELGLQEALVNAVRHGNAGDPRKCLRVRRILTPNWLVWQIQDEGAGLPAHARRGDLPSRLDIDHGRGLFLIHQCFDDVRWSRRGNRLQVACRRPEAASVSPAVSGAGSLDPSVPV, from the coding sequence ATGTCGTCCGGGCAACGGAGCGTCAGCGTTGACCCACTACAGAGTTTGCTGCAGTCCTTTGGCGTGGCGCCCATGTTCCGCTGGGCGGATTTCATCCTGCCGTCCACGCTGCAGCTCAGTCCGCTGTTGGAGCTGCTCCTCGAGCCGGTGCGCTGCCGCGACACCTGTTGTCGCCTTGAGCTCGGCCTGCAGGAGGCTCTGGTGAATGCGGTGCGCCATGGCAATGCCGGCGATCCGCGCAAATGCCTGCGGGTGCGACGCATCCTCACCCCCAACTGGTTGGTCTGGCAGATCCAGGATGAGGGAGCGGGCTTGCCGGCCCATGCCCGCCGCGGCGATCTCCCCAGCCGCCTTGATATCGACCATGGCCGCGGCCTGTTTCTGATCCATCAGTGCTTCGACGATGTGCGCTGGAGTCGGCGCGGCAATCGTCTGCAGGTGGCCTGTCGCCGGCCTGAGGCCGCCTCGGTGAGTCCTGCCGTCAGCGGTGCGGGCAGCCTGGATCCTTCAGTTCCCGTCTGA
- a CDS encoding GUN4 domain-containing protein encodes MLSGSSPSTSLSAEQLLERFSSGSTRQRRSLIPTLESRAGEIAALGSAALAAFDPAGDAWEAGWLLQVLQRHQPQVLPALLGARDGWFQASSSVGIDYGPLQRDLLAERFEDADRSTSAILRRLAGAEAERRGYVYFSEVPAMPGQDLVTLDRLWFAYSQGRFGFSVQARLLEGLNGRYDRLWPRIGWKLDGVWTRYPGAFDWSITAPEGHMPLINQLRGVRLMDAILNHPSLLARRSSSMR; translated from the coding sequence ATGCTTTCCGGTTCCTCTCCCAGCACCAGCCTCAGCGCTGAACAACTGTTGGAGCGCTTCAGCAGCGGCTCCACCCGGCAGCGTCGCTCCCTGATCCCCACGCTGGAATCCAGGGCCGGCGAGATCGCGGCGCTCGGTTCCGCCGCCCTTGCCGCTTTTGACCCAGCCGGCGACGCCTGGGAAGCGGGCTGGTTGCTCCAGGTGTTGCAACGCCATCAACCCCAGGTGTTGCCCGCCCTGCTCGGCGCCCGCGACGGATGGTTCCAGGCCTCGTCCTCGGTCGGCATCGATTACGGCCCGTTGCAGCGGGATCTGTTGGCCGAACGGTTCGAAGATGCCGACCGCAGCACCAGCGCGATTCTCCGCCGCTTGGCCGGTGCGGAGGCGGAGCGCCGCGGTTACGTGTACTTCAGCGAAGTTCCTGCCATGCCGGGGCAGGATCTGGTCACGCTCGATCGCCTCTGGTTCGCTTACTCCCAGGGTCGCTTCGGTTTCAGTGTTCAGGCCCGTCTCCTGGAGGGCCTCAATGGCCGCTACGACCGCCTCTGGCCGCGGATCGGCTGGAAGCTCGACGGGGTCTGGACCCGGTATCCCGGTGCGTTCGATTGGTCGATCACGGCGCCGGAAGGCCACATGCCCCTGATCAACCAGCTCCGAGGCGTGCGCTTGATGGATGCCATTCTCAACCACCCCTCTCTGCTGGCCCGTCGCTCCAGCTCCATGCGGTAG
- the mnmH gene encoding tRNA 2-selenouridine(34) synthase MnmH gives MSGMGPSTSLELESFRCTAGPLVDVRSPSEFRQGHWPGAINLPLFSDDQRAEVGLTYKTVGREEAIQLGLEVVGPQLASLAKQLRQVAAPAKHSASGAALRIYCWRGGMRSGSVTWLAQLIGLSPVLLAGGYKTYRRWVLQQFLRPWPLHLLGGRTGTGKTDLLLSLQRHGVAVVDLEGLAHHRGSSFGGLGQPEQPSTEHYENLLAEQLDHHRARGASQIWLEAESAQVGRCRIPQALFQQMRDAPVLEIQRSLEERIAQLVKVYAPLGAAPLQAATERISRRLGPQRTRQALEAIQDADWATACRAMLDYYDRCYDHELARAVKRREVDLQGLDVEESTQLLLEQGLLDWSV, from the coding sequence ATGTCAGGCATGGGCCCATCAACTTCTCTCGAGCTGGAGAGCTTCCGTTGCACGGCAGGTCCGCTGGTGGATGTGCGCAGCCCATCGGAATTCCGGCAGGGTCACTGGCCCGGAGCGATCAACCTGCCGTTGTTCAGCGATGACCAACGGGCCGAGGTCGGCCTCACCTACAAAACCGTCGGCCGGGAGGAGGCGATCCAGCTGGGCCTGGAGGTGGTGGGACCCCAGCTGGCAAGCCTGGCCAAACAGCTTCGCCAGGTTGCGGCTCCAGCGAAACACTCCGCCTCGGGCGCAGCCCTGCGGATCTATTGCTGGCGCGGCGGCATGCGTTCCGGCAGCGTGACCTGGCTGGCCCAGCTGATCGGCCTGTCCCCCGTGCTGCTGGCGGGGGGCTACAAGACCTATCGCCGTTGGGTGCTGCAGCAGTTCCTACGCCCATGGCCCCTGCATCTGTTGGGTGGACGTACAGGAACTGGCAAAACCGACCTGTTGCTGAGCCTGCAGCGGCATGGTGTGGCCGTGGTGGATCTCGAAGGACTCGCCCATCACCGCGGCAGCAGCTTCGGTGGTCTGGGCCAGCCGGAGCAACCGAGCACGGAGCACTATGAAAATCTGCTGGCGGAGCAGCTGGACCACCATCGTGCGCGCGGAGCGTCGCAGATCTGGTTGGAAGCGGAGAGTGCCCAAGTGGGTCGTTGCCGCATCCCCCAGGCCCTGTTTCAGCAGATGCGTGACGCGCCCGTGCTGGAAATCCAACGCAGCCTGGAGGAACGCATCGCCCAACTAGTCAAGGTCTACGCCCCCCTCGGTGCGGCTCCCCTGCAGGCAGCGACGGAACGGATCAGCCGTCGTCTCGGCCCCCAGCGCACCAGGCAAGCGCTTGAGGCGATTCAAGACGCTGACTGGGCGACGGCCTGTCGAGCGATGCTGGATTACTACGACCGCTGCTACGACCATGAGCTCGCCCGGGCCGTGAAGCGCCGGGAGGTTGATCTGCAGGGGCTGGATGTGGAGGAGTCCACCCAGCTGCTGCTGGAGCAGGGCCTGCTGGATTGGTCGGTTTAG
- the psb28 gene encoding photosystem II reaction center protein Psb28, which yields MAEDTNAGAANSAGQAAAAIQFFRGVNEPVVPDIRLTRSRDGRTGQAMFVFEEPDALAPESMGDITGMFLVDEEGTLVTREVKARFVNGKPSAIEATYTWKSEVDFERFMRFAQRYADAHDLGYSQNSGNNAEDDDGNG from the coding sequence ATGGCAGAAGACACAAACGCTGGTGCAGCGAACAGCGCCGGGCAGGCGGCGGCGGCCATCCAGTTTTTCCGGGGTGTGAATGAGCCGGTGGTGCCCGACATCCGACTCACCCGCAGCCGTGATGGACGCACCGGCCAGGCGATGTTCGTGTTCGAGGAACCGGATGCCCTGGCACCGGAGAGCATGGGTGACATCACCGGCATGTTCTTGGTGGATGAGGAAGGCACCCTGGTGACCCGGGAGGTGAAGGCCCGCTTTGTGAACGGCAAACCGAGCGCGATCGAGGCCACCTACACCTGGAAGAGCGAAGTGGACTTTGAGCGATTCATGCGCTTCGCCCAGCGCTACGCCGATGCCCATGACCTGGGCTATTCGCAGAATTCCGGCAACAATGCCGAGGACGACGACGGGAACGGGTGA
- a CDS encoding AI-2E family transporter yields MKLPQWLGLAALMAAVVLLWTLKDVLIHCFAAVVLAMALCTLVGRLRQRLPMPRPLALLVCLVGLALVIGIGAAIVVPPFTTQFHQLLLQLPAAARELKSLAIQSINGISGMVYGSGTAASWSERLFPDGVNGWPDGSALASGLGGSLQGLLGLAGNLGSGLVQIVFVIAVSLMVAVQPQAYREVAILLVPSFYRRRAREILLQCGDALSSWMVGLLISSLCVAVLAGIGLSLLGVRLVMANALLAGLLNVIPNVGPTMSTIFPMAMALLDAPWKSLAVLGLYVVIQHLESYVITPSVMHHQVKLLPGLTLTAQFVFTVLFGPLGLLLALPLAVVLQVLIREVVIHDMLDRWKPAHRHRLNRQLPHPAR; encoded by the coding sequence GTGAAGCTGCCCCAATGGCTTGGACTCGCGGCCCTCATGGCCGCGGTCGTTCTGCTCTGGACGCTCAAGGATGTCCTGATCCATTGCTTTGCCGCCGTCGTGTTGGCGATGGCGCTCTGCACCCTGGTGGGTCGGTTGCGCCAACGCCTGCCCATGCCCAGACCCCTGGCCCTGCTGGTCTGCCTGGTCGGTCTGGCTCTGGTGATCGGTATCGGCGCCGCGATCGTTGTGCCGCCCTTCACCACCCAGTTTCATCAGTTGCTTCTGCAGCTGCCCGCCGCGGCCCGCGAGTTGAAATCGCTCGCGATCCAGAGCATCAACGGCATTTCCGGCATGGTGTATGGCTCGGGAACTGCGGCCAGCTGGAGTGAGCGCCTCTTCCCCGATGGCGTGAACGGTTGGCCCGACGGTTCCGCCCTGGCCTCCGGACTGGGGGGGAGCCTTCAGGGACTGCTCGGGCTCGCCGGCAATCTGGGCAGCGGCCTGGTGCAGATCGTGTTTGTGATCGCTGTGAGCCTGATGGTGGCCGTGCAGCCCCAGGCCTACCGCGAGGTGGCGATCCTGCTGGTGCCCTCCTTCTATCGGCGCCGGGCTCGGGAGATCCTGCTCCAGTGTGGTGATGCGCTGAGCAGCTGGATGGTGGGCCTGCTGATCAGCTCCCTCTGTGTGGCCGTGCTGGCAGGCATCGGCCTCTCCCTGCTCGGCGTGCGCCTGGTGATGGCGAACGCCCTGTTGGCGGGGCTTCTCAATGTGATCCCCAACGTGGGGCCCACGATGAGCACGATCTTTCCCATGGCGATGGCCCTCCTGGATGCCCCCTGGAAATCCCTGGCGGTGCTGGGCCTCTATGTGGTGATTCAGCACCTGGAGAGTTATGTGATCACCCCTTCGGTGATGCACCACCAGGTGAAATTGCTTCCCGGCCTCACCCTCACGGCCCAGTTTGTGTTCACGGTGTTGTTCGGCCCCCTCGGTCTGCTGCTGGCCCTGCCCCTGGCCGTGGTGCTGCAGGTGCTGATCCGAGAGGTGGTGATCCACGACATGCTCGACCGCTGGAAACCGGCACACCGCCACCGGCTCAACCGACAGCTTCCCCACCCGGCCCGATGA
- a CDS encoding AI-2E family transporter, which yields MNARTLLAALTLVVLALLVWELRWVLLVLFGAVVLAVALDVPIGKLMHLGLPRHLALLVVLAVMTLGGALVIQLLVPELLTQLQQLTSLVPSLFDKLKSMVASQPQLSELERSLPDQFSWDRIQPVGVQLLGVAGGAANSVIQLLLMSLLAILMALDPGAHRRMVVAVTPRPARPMMNRVLDRCRTALGGWLAGMTLSATAVFLSTWLGLALLKAPLALLSALVCGLFTFVPTIGPTAATLLPMGLALLISPTLTVQVLVLRLVLQNLEAFVLTPVLLSRTVNLLPTVALMAQLSLGALLGLPGVLLALPLVVVLQVGMELVVVRQIMDRWS from the coding sequence ATGAACGCCAGGACCCTGCTCGCCGCCCTCACCCTCGTAGTGCTCGCCCTGTTGGTGTGGGAACTGCGCTGGGTGCTTCTGGTGCTGTTTGGGGCCGTGGTATTGGCCGTTGCCCTGGACGTGCCGATCGGCAAGCTGATGCATCTGGGGCTGCCGCGCCATCTGGCGCTGCTCGTGGTGCTGGCCGTGATGACCCTGGGGGGAGCGCTGGTGATCCAGCTGCTGGTGCCGGAACTGCTCACCCAGCTGCAACAGCTCACCTCCCTGGTGCCGAGCCTGTTCGACAAACTCAAATCAATGGTCGCCAGCCAGCCCCAGCTGAGTGAGCTGGAGCGGTCCTTGCCCGATCAGTTCAGCTGGGATCGCATCCAGCCCGTGGGGGTGCAACTGCTCGGAGTGGCGGGGGGTGCCGCCAACAGCGTGATCCAGCTGTTGCTGATGAGCCTTCTCGCCATCCTGATGGCCCTGGACCCCGGAGCCCATCGGCGCATGGTGGTGGCGGTGACACCCCGGCCCGCCCGGCCGATGATGAATCGGGTGCTGGATCGGTGCCGCACGGCCCTCGGCGGCTGGCTGGCCGGGATGACCCTCTCGGCAACGGCCGTGTTTCTGTCCACCTGGCTCGGCCTGGCCCTGCTCAAAGCTCCTTTGGCCCTGCTCAGTGCGCTGGTGTGCGGACTGTTCACCTTTGTGCCCACCATCGGTCCGACGGCGGCGACACTGCTGCCCATGGGCCTGGCCCTGCTGATCTCACCCACGCTCACCGTGCAAGTGCTGGTGCTGCGGCTGGTCCTGCAGAACCTGGAGGCCTTCGTGCTCACGCCGGTGCTGCTCAGCCGCACGGTCAACCTGCTGCCCACGGTGGCCCTAATGGCCCAGCTCAGCCTGGGGGCCCTGCTGGGTTTACCCGGCGTCTTGCTGGCCCTCCCTCTGGTGGTGGTGCTTCAGGTGGGCATGGAGCTGGTGGTGGTGCGCCAGATCATGGATCGCTGGTCTTGA